ACCTTAAACTTGCATTTTCTATTAaactaactttttaaaaatcattttactaAAAGAAATAGCTAAGACACATAAGTACATATTTGTATATCATTAAATGTAAGATCAATTCTAAAATATTCAGAGTCAAATATcatgtacagcactgtgcagaagtcttggGGACCTAagataatgatttatatttaaactaatgccttctcagtaagtgtgatgctttataaagttatatataatcacagtaaatacaaagaaaaatatacatcatcatttatttttctataaagtagtaagtctgagtgagtttgaagaaaaatgttttgttcagattctccttgattgcattaTTGTAacatcaacagcacacattatctTCCCTCTGGAATCAATAGAGTATCCAGCTGTCTattatctgtttgtttgttgtttgtttgtttgtttttagcgaATAAACACTTATTGCTGAGATAAATCgctttttaaattcattatcTCTGGTGTcttaaacttttgcacagtactgtacacatTCCCTCCTAACCTTTCTGTGTTCAGGAGTTCAGCTATATGTTTAACCCTTTTTAGCCCTTTCTCCTTGCCTAAGCCTTGCTATCATTAGACACTTTTTCATCTAATAAAACTAAACACAGATGCTTGGATCATCTATGGGCTTTAAACATACTGTCTGTGTTCAAACAGAGAGAAGGGTCAGGATTCACAGTGGTTTTGTACGTTATATATATACCTTATATCTTGTTtcttttcttatatatatatatatatatatatatatatatatatatatatatatagatatagataaaGATTGACCTGAGTGGTGTTTTCAAAAACTGACACTAAGTTGACAAATTACTCGCTGACAATTCTCTAAAGCAACATAGGAGTAGATACATTTTTTATCGTTTTATTCGAGACGCATTTAGCCTCGCCTTCTTTCTTCCGCTCCTTCAGGACTCTCTTTGCCGTGACCTTATCATTGGCGGGCAGTTACAGATACATCCAATTACAGCAAGACAAAGGGGGCGGGGCGTGCATATATGACCCGCTGACGTCATGGCACACAACTTGTAGCATGCGCTGCCTGAACACATCTTTCAGGTCACTTGAAAAAAAGAGATATTTCTCTCTTTAACAGATGTAAACAATCAAAAGAATAAGAGCATCTACCAGACCGTGTACCTGCTGACGTTTCTCTTAGAATTATTAAAAGCAGCTCTTGTAAACAGGCTCATTACATGAAGTTAAGAAATAAAttgtgcaaaaataaatacaatagttcatatttctttctgtgtgtacatttatgttttgtatagTAGACTTTAAGAATGTGCTTATCCTAAGTCATACAGGCTTGCTCCATACATCACATTGGCCATAAAGGTATCATATCTCATCTTATCAATATGAATCCTCATAATAACTCAAACTAATGACTAAATCTTTGTGGCTGAGTTTTCACGGCTTCATGAATCACAAAAATCATTACAGGCTCTATCAGGTCTCAGGGAGACTCTACACTTTTCACTCTGAGTATTACTTTACTTTCACCCAAGAACATGTAATGGGTTTGTTCTTCCCCTGTATCTTTACAACTAAAATGTGTTTCCTgagttaatatttacattttactacCATTTAATGTACTATattatttttaccttttttatttcttatgtTAGATGCTGTTTAAAGAATCCGAGAATGGGGAGAATAGAGTCCTTGTTCCTCTGTGGCTATAAGCTGGATGTGCATTAAAATGTTCTACTGTACAGGCTCCAACTAAGATacaaatctacacacacacacacacacacacacacacacacacacacactcaaagatAATGTTAATGTGCttcttattttcattttagatttaGAACCTGAATTTGTTTGTTGAATCCCATTTTAACACCAGACTTccattttgttgttgtatttaaacAGTACTTTAATGAAAATGAGATATTCAGCTTTCCTTCTAGgcaagagaatgtaatgtaaattcAAGGTTCACATCTGGCCTTGTACAACTGTAACTGTACCTTGGAAAGAACATCTGGACCATTGACTAACAACAATGTATTTGTTCAGGTTTATTATTTCTGACAGTGGactggttctgtatagaaccttTCTCCATCAGACTGAAGGACTGGAGAACTACTGCAGAACCATCTCTTTTTAAGTGGGTGTAGTCCCTGGCAGCCTTATTTTCATGAGGTCTGTAAAAGTGGCTTTCTAAAGAGCTACAGTCTTTTTCCAAACAAGCTGCTATAACAAATTCCAGCAGTTCACATCAGAGTGCAATAACAGTTAAAAAGCACAATTTAGTGCACGTGCACGAACCCATTGTATTCTTGTCACTGAAGTATTTCTCTACAGTTCGACTCTTTAGATTTCCAAAATGTCTCCCCGTAAAAACCCCAACTCTCATTTGAAGTCGTCCTGCTCTTAAATCCGGCCTAATCATGAAAATATAAAGGGCCCACTGTCTGTTATAACTCCAGTATAAAATGGCGCGCACTCAgcggacctatttaaagtgtttaTCAACAAGACTGCAGACTTCGTCATTGCAGAGTCTGCTGGATTGTTTTTAACCGCTGTCTCTCCACTGAGGCCTAAACACGGTAGTAAACATGTGAGCCACGGGAGAGAAAACGGGCTGAAtgcgtctctctctcagtgttaaATTAAGGAAAACctacaaaataaaagtgagCGTTATTAACTCGTGTACGCATCGCTGACCCTTTCAACGCTTAAACTTTAACTAACGGAGCAGTTCGCCCACTCGCGCCTATTGAAAAACGCACTTTGCATCCACTTACGTTTGCGTTACGTTACTCGCTTATTCGTTAAATCGTTCTTTAAAAAAAGGCGCAGGATTATTTtatgcgaaaaaaaaaaaaaattaaaattatttttaaataaatatctgGTTCCTTAACGAAAATAACTATTTGGGCTAGGGTTTGCCTGTGTATGTGCTCGCTGACTCGAATGTAAGAGgcgttaaaaaataaataaataaataaaagacaagATTTCATTGTATTTGCTTGTTTAATTAGCAGAATGTAGCAGAATGTAGTTGtgtaagtatttatatttattttatataattgtttAATATTGTACATTTTCTTTAAGTCAGTTCATTAGATGAAATTTCCATATATGGTCATGATTAAAAACCATTACTACTTAcaaattaatacaatttaaaattaattatatttgtatttcacAGCTTAAACATAACTTAATAACATACGTTTGATTCGAGAAGACACAAAGCGAAACTCTCCTCGAATTCTCCTGAGGCATTTTAGCTCATCAGACTTCATTATGTCATAAAGCTCATAAGACCCTTAGGGCCAAATCCACAACCGCTTAAATTCCTTTTAAAAACAGCTACTTCATAATATTTGTTTGTGAATTCTGAATTTGGGCTCAGTTTCTCCACTGCATGTCATTGTGAGTAAAATAACCATTTATGCTCTTCAACAGTTTTTAATTTAAacgaatattttattttgttattacaGGGCACAGTGTTGATTAATGTTGACAGTTaccacacaataaaaaaaaaaaatatctgaaattATTTGAAGCCTTTGAAGAACACTGAAACATTGCAAATCATTTTAAGCAGATGTCAGTTTCACACTAAACTGCAGATCAAAATGTGATTGAATACatgtttgtaaattattattttattcgtTCGCAAATTTAAACTGCATTTTTAGAATAAAGGAATAAACCCATAGATGAAGAACATCAGTGTACAAGTATTGCATCTCTGCACATAAGACATTTAAACTAAACAATGTATCaagaaacaagcaaaaacaacaaaaacaaatatcaaacaGTTGAATAACAAAAAGCCAAAATTGTGaataaagcaataaataaacCATAAATAACCTTTATATAACAATTTAATGCAAGTCGTTGTACATAAAGCTATATGCCGTCTAAACCCTTCATGACTACTGCTATACACTTACGTAAATGTCTGCATCTCCATTAAGCGTCAGTTTAATAGCTGCCAAAAGGTTACGACATATTAAGTCTTTATAGATGCCATTGCTAGTTGTCATATGTGCTTTATAAGGTGTCATGTATAGTCTCATGAACAAACTCGTACAGCATTTTAACCTTTTTTTACGTGGTGGTTCTACAGAGTTTAGCTTCTCACAGCACACACTTTCAAACTGAGCTACTAAAGctttacagtctctctctctctctctctctctctcacacacacacacacacacacactgagatttATTGTAGCCGGTTTTACTGAATTGCGCAGGTTTTTTCAGCTTTAGGAAATAGAATGTTTGATTCTTCAGTTCTGAACGTTGTAACGTGTCGCTGTAAAATTTCGCGCATCGAATTTCATTTCGAGTAAAATAcgctattttttattataattattataaacgtattattaaacattaaatatatatatataatgaatgaaagtaaattCAATCGTTTAAAAAACGATGAGTTTGGTAAATTTTCAAATAGGTCTCTATCAAAGTTACAACAAACATATTTGTATATTTCGTCATAAACACCAACATCTGAGTCTGACCATTgctgttatttgaaatattatattattatacttATATATTTTCCCGTATTAATAGCTCTATGTTCTCCCAGTGCAGCTGCGTATTTAGTCAGGATACAGATTATTTGCTGTATTCGAAGAAATAGCCCAAATAAAATGCCTTTTAAAGACTTTGAATTAGGAGGGAGATGACATTTTTGTCTGATAATTCATTTACAAACATGTaatataaacatgtaaacacactgtgAATTTTCTAAATGAATGACACAAATGTAAACTTTATAGAATGTACACACGTATGTTGTTGCGTTAACCAGTCCATCACAATTACACTTGTATTATGTTCTAATAGAATTCACtcttatttcatttgcattcatTTGAATATCAGTGTAACGTCATCATTCTACATTCGTCTTCATGTGTCATCCATTGCATACTTTGAGaattttactttcattttaGTAGGTCTCAGCTTTTGTGTTTCTGAATAATAACATCATTTGAACTGAACGCATTTTTAAGGCCTCTCCAGATCAATGAAATTCATTCAAAATCCTTGATCACAGTGAAAAATCATTTATATTGTATTAATATTGgtggtgttattattattatttctgaaGTCACTTAGAACGTcttttggaaaataaaatgtatatatattaattaaaaatgtatatttctcAATAAATCGTCTTGTGTTTAGTGTTCTAGTGCCATTCACATGAGTGCACTTTGTCCTATTTTATGTtccactttatatatatatatttatgactttgtttttccacttccagcagaaaaaaaggaagaaaaaagaaaaagtaaacgAACTAGTTTTTAAAGTGAGATAAAACaaagtttttaatgtttaaacccATGTTCATTAAATCCTATTTTTCTCCATTGTAGCATGAGCGTCCCGGCCAGATTACATGTTGATATTCTAAGTAAAATAAGCATTGACACTCTATAGAGGACATATTTTTGAAAAGTTTAATGCACTGAATATATAcaacatatttattttctcaCTGTGTTCAACTCAAAGAGACAAAAGAGAAGCTCTAGATTCAAATAAGCAGAACtcttatgtttatatttacctCCTCTATTCATGTGCCCTGCGTAAAATATCtataaaaattattcaaattaCAGGACAAAGTCTTGCCTATTCCACATGACAAAGCAAATCAATGCTGTAATAGCGTCGTTATTAGTTATTAGTTAATAAATCAAGCGTTACAACGGTTGTTGAACGAGTTGTTGTCTTTCTGCTTTGAAACCCAACAAAACTTATTCTCTACACTCTTTTACATACGATTGCGTATTGATATTTTCCTGGTAGATTGCGATCACGTCTTtgcacacacccacccacacacacacacacacaaacatgctgaGACACTGCACTGAAACCAACTCGTGCTCGTCTCCCCTTTTTGCAGGAGCGAGAGGAAAGGAGATCTCGCGAGAGCGGCGGCGTGGCTGTGGCTGGCTGGCAGGAAGGTTGCagcagacggagagagagacagagagagtgagtgtgtgtgtgtgagagagagagagagagtgagtgagggagagagagagagagagagagagaggaaggcaggCAGGCAGGGGCAGGCTTGCAGGCAGCATCATGgcggacagagacagagatagagacagcGGGAATGAGCAGGGAGGAGCGGGCCCCAGCGCGGGAGTGTTGGGCCTGCACGCCGCCGCGACTGCCTCGGCTTCGGCTTCGGGCTCGGCAGCGGCCTCGGGCCTGCAGCACGACACGCAGGAGCTCGCGTCCAAGCGCGTGGACATCCAGAACAAGCGCTTCTACCTGGACGTGAAGCAGAACGCCAAGGGCCGCTTCTTGAAGATCGCGGAGGTCGGTGCCGGCGGCAACAAGAGTCGCCTGACGCTGTCCATGTCCGTTGCGGTGGAGTTCCGCGACTACCTGGGTGACTTCATCGAGCACTACGCGCAGCTGGGGCCCAGCAACCCGGAGGCGGCGCACGACGAGCCGCGGCGCGCTCTGAAGAGTGAGTTCCTGGTGCGCGAGAACCGCAAGTACTACATGGACCTGAAGGAGAACCAGCGCGGGCGATTCCTGCGCGTGCGACAGACGGTGAATCGCGGGCCAGGCCTGAGCTCAGCGCAGCAGGGCCAGACCATCGCGCTGCCCGCGCAGGGGCTCATCGAGTTCCGCGACGCGCTCGCCAAGCTCATCGACGACTACGGCGTGGAGGACGAGCCCGCAGAGCTGCCAGAGGGAACGTCGCTGAGCGTGGACAACAAGCGCTTCTTCTTCGACGTGGGCTCCAACAAGTACGGTGTGTTCATGCGCGTCAGTGAGGTCAAACCCACCTACCGCAACTCTATCACGGTGCCCTACAAAGTGTGGGCCAAGTTCGGCAGCACGTTCTGCAGATATGCCGAGGAGATGAAAAAGATCCAAGACAAGCAGCGCGAGAGCCTCTCGAGGAGGGCGTGCGAGCAGctgcagcagcaacaacaaggCGAGATGCACGCCGACGACGGGGACGAGGATTGATAAAGACCGTGGGCGAGTgcatgtgcgagtgtgtgcgAGCGTGCGTACGTGCGTGTGCgtaaacatgcaaaaaaaaaaaaaaaaaaaaaaaacacacacacaggagagagagagaaataatcaaaataacaaGTTATACGTTAAAAAGAACTTACTGTATAGCGCGTGCGCCCGCGCCAGCGCCAgcgcatgagagagagagcgagagagggagagggagagatacgTACAGATTTAACCGTAACGGTTTTAACTCCAAGGGAGCACTATAcctacacacaaaacacaaacctcCACAAGAAACTGACAGTCTCGAACTCGTCACCCATCGCTGGATGTTCTCCACTTACCCACCATTAATACAGTAATCGGCTGCTAAACCAAGTAATAACGTTATATATGAACTGTGTTTCCTACTTGATTACAGATACACAACAGaaagaactgagtgtttatttccCTTATTAACCAAGAACTTTTGTACACGTTGAAGATATTATAAGACAGCAAACAGCAGTGTTTGCAGTGTTCAAATGGAATTATTGCAGAGatataagataaaaaaaaacccagtccTTTACATGTAAGCTAATGACTTCAGCACAAATCAGATGTTTtagggttttgtttgtttgttgatttgtttgtttgttttaaaaccaAAATTCAAAAAAATTCCTCTGAAGAGGTTATCATGGTAACCATGCCACTCTCATATGACAAAAAACATCACCTGAGGGCTAGCCAGGAATCTAGATGTTCAAATGTCAATATGTCAATCAGCATGGGAAAGGAAGGATTGAGGACTTGAAGTTACAGGGTTAAAAAAACAGGCAAGATAGCAAGCGCTCACTGTAGTACAGATATaatcctattattattattataaaagctATATGACTGGTTAGCAGTTCTTGACATGGAGACCTCTACAGAGATTCCCTATGCCCTAGAGAAAACAGTATATTTCTATTCATTTGAAATAGCTGTCGTGCAAAGTGTTTAAAACAGCGGTACTTTTAACCCGGAAGAGCAGTGACAACAGAAAGAGTACTTTTAAGGCGTCTTTTTTTGTAACAAGAAAAGCGTTTTCATCCCtaaacctccaggcccctggacaAATGTGCAAATGATCTcgagaaaatgaaaaaacaaaaaaaagaagaagttAATGTAGAAAAACAAGTATGATTTTGTGAATCAGCTGTATTTCAGTGCTTAAGGTGAAGAAATACCCCCCACGTTTTCAGTGGGGCAGAGGAATTTAAAGAACAATCTCTAGAAGGATTTCAAAGTTCTATCAGTCAACTAATGAGAGTATGAGTGGGGCCAAGGAATGCTGTTGTTGCATGTTAACCTGTACACAGCTACATTGAGGTGGATTTCTCAATGTGCGTCCTCAAGGACCTTCTGTTTCAGTGGTTTCATGGACAATGTCCTGTCTCTAATGTTTGGTCACCTAGTTGAATGACTCGTGATTTGAAAAAGCGTGTTGTCTGGCACCTGTACATATACAATATATCAACTCCTTGACTGTTTGATCAGACATGAATGACAGGTCTGTTGCAGTgaaatccctctctctctcaggggtCCTTCAGGATCTGTGTTGGGAGAGGCCTAGCCAGGCGTACGCAAGTCCGTGGTGAAGTCCGCCGATGGAGGTGCGTCCCTCTTGTTGTGGGCGGAGCAGAAGGGCAAGCTCTCTGAAATGGAGGCCTTTCTTTTGGGTACAAGTGATCAGCAGATATCTACCGATAAAGCATGCACTTGCTGAAAAAGTTGTTGACTTTCTAAATGAAATCAGTTGATCTGAACCAAGTGGTTTGCTCATAGGTAAACAGAGTTTTGGCATGCCGTTGTAAAGTCTGTCCTGTTGGCTGAGCTTGGCCTACAAGTAAAGCAGAAGCCTCAAAATGATAGATGTAGAATGATAATGATTGATCACCAGAGGTGGGTTGGAAGTAGCTTGCATTTACTCAAATACATGTGAGAAAATGTAGTTTACAAACAGTAGTAATTTTACTTTACTCAACTGTGTTAGTGCGTAAACAAATCCTTTTTTTCGATTCGGTCACGCCACCGATTTTGAGCAttagttcattttattttagaccTAAACAGTGAACATCAGTCTTCTGCGTTTGCGGTGGTAGCTCCAAAGCAGTTACTCAGTCAAAGTTACTCAGTAATTAAGTAGCTTTTAGAAGTCTTCTTGAAACATGTTTTTTCCACTTTTTACTTTTGAGTCATTATTTCACCCAGAGGCTGGATTTCAGCTTCCCACCTCTGCCTACCACTCTGTTCAGACTGACTGGTTTTGCTTATATTCTGTTGACATCTGAGAGGTGCTCTGTACAGAGGTCTGTTGGTTAGTTATACCCACGTGCAGGAGCTGCATTCCAGAGAACCTCACAGCCCAGAACGGGATGGACGTAATCCAGTCGTGAAGCTTGACCATTGGCAGCCGTGTGCCTGGTCAGGAGAGCCCAACTTTAATGTTACTTGTTGGGGAGCATACTCTTCAGCATTTAAACAGCCTGGTGCCTTACACTCCACATGCTTACACGCTGGCTGGTGCATTGGATCTAAGTTTGGGTTCTTGACTTttctttgatattttttttcaactttttttttccttagagGTTCTGTTTGGCATGGCTCCTTCACATGCTGATGCATAATTTGCGGGGTCAAATGGACTCGCTTGGCATTGCTAGAGGAAGTACACGGACATTATCACAGATTGTATTCAAAATTCCTTACCCAGACTGTTGACTCATCTCTCTAACCCCACCCCTTTTAATTGTCCCCCAAAATGCATCCAGGCATCAGCccacatgtaaacacagagagggGTTGGTAGCCTTGACAATGCACAAGAGCCTTCACATGTCAGGCCTTGGCGAGCATCAGAAAGGGCGAAGGGTGGACTGGGTTTGGCTCTGGGGGCCTAATTTCGTCCCATTGTGAGGTTGTCTGCTCCAAGCCCCAGAGCTTGGCAGTAATGTGTTATTTGTCAGTGGCTGAATTCCTCGTTTACAGGGTATGGCCAACATGtcctgtcttttatttttttgttttgtt
This genomic interval from Hoplias malabaricus isolate fHopMal1 chromosome 15, fHopMal1.hap1, whole genome shotgun sequence contains the following:
- the puraa gene encoding purine-rich element binding protein Aa → MADRDRDRDSGNEQGGAGPSAGVLGLHAAATASASASGSAAASGLQHDTQELASKRVDIQNKRFYLDVKQNAKGRFLKIAEVGAGGNKSRLTLSMSVAVEFRDYLGDFIEHYAQLGPSNPEAAHDEPRRALKSEFLVRENRKYYMDLKENQRGRFLRVRQTVNRGPGLSSAQQGQTIALPAQGLIEFRDALAKLIDDYGVEDEPAELPEGTSLSVDNKRFFFDVGSNKYGVFMRVSEVKPTYRNSITVPYKVWAKFGSTFCRYAEEMKKIQDKQRESLSRRACEQLQQQQQGEMHADDGDED